CAAGGGTCGCGAGCTCAAGGGCCGCATCAAGTCGGTCGAGAATACTCGTAAAATCACGCGCACGCTGGAGATGGTCGCCACCTCCAAGATGAAGCGCGCGCAGGATCGCGTGCGTGCGGCGCGTCCGTACGCCACGGCGCTCGCCGAAGTGCTGGCGGGCCTGTATTCCCCCGATCTCGCCGATCGCTTCCCGCTGCTGCGCCAGCCGGCGCACGTGAAGCGCGCCGCCGTGCTGCTCATCACGTCCAACCGCGGACTGGCCGGCGCATTCAACTCCAACCTCATCAAGGAAGCGCGGGCGCTCATCGGCCGGCTCGAGGGTGAGGGCGTCGCGGTCGACGTCCACGTGGTGGGCCGCAAGGGCGTGGGCTACTTCAAGTACGTCGGCCGCGCGCTCACGTCGAGCCGCACCGACATCGGTGACAAGCCCACCACCCAGCACGCCGCGGACCTGGTGGACGGTCTGCGCGCCGACTTCGGCGACGGCAAGCTCGATGCGGTCTACGTGGTGTACACGAAGTTCAATTCAGTGCTCTCCACGCCAGCAGTCAGCGAGCAGATGCTGCCGGTGGTGCCCCCG
The window above is part of the Gemmatimonadaceae bacterium genome. Proteins encoded here:
- the atpG gene encoding ATP synthase F1 subunit gamma, coding for MAKGRELKGRIKSVENTRKITRTLEMVATSKMKRAQDRVRAARPYATALAEVLAGLYSPDLADRFPLLRQPAHVKRAAVLLITSNRGLAGAFNSNLIKEARALIGRLEGEGVAVDVHVVGRKGVGYFKYVGRALTSSRTDIGDKPTTQHAADLVDGLRADFGDGKLDAVYVVYTKFNSVLSTPAVSEQMLPVVPPTRGSAPLDYLLFPSADEILDQLLPAYVRNAVYRALVESEAAFQSAQRTAMKNATDNASDMINILRRTYNRARQAQITQEIAEIVGGAAALQG